From Falco naumanni isolate bFalNau1 chromosome 4, bFalNau1.pat, whole genome shotgun sequence:
ctcctggaGCTGGAGTACCAGACCGAGTTCTTCTTTGACAGGCTCGTGCACAGCCTGCGAACGTCCCACTCAGCCACCAGCCGGGCCAGGCCAGCCCCAGTCCCCAAAGCAAAGAGCTGAGGGACCCAGGGTGGCTGGGGGACAGTTTTGCAGCCCCTCTGGGGTCCGCAGCCCAGTTTTACAGCCTGTTCAGGGGCCAGTGTCCCATATTGCAGCCTCCTTGGGGTCTGGGGGTGGTTTTGCAGCCTCCTTGGGGTCTGGGGGGTGGTTTTGCAGCCTCTTTAGGGTCCCGGGGGCCGATGGCCCTGCAGTGATGGTGGCAGGAGCAGAGTTGTCCTGTAGTGCTAATAAAGGTGGTGGCAATGGGTCACCCCAGTGCTGGGGATTGTCACAAATCTCACTAAAACCCTTCTGGGAGAACTGAAGATGCGCCCTGCTGTCTGCACGCCCCCACGGGGGCTGAAATCGAAGCCAGACCCCGGGGAGCACTGGCGTTGCTGCAGGTGGTTTCGCACCCCTGCAGCCGTCACCCTGTGGGtgcctcttccccttcctgcccccctTGGGGGTGGTCCGTGCTCCCCTTTCACACGTGATGTGGGGCCTCCTCTGCTGCCGGTGTGGAGTGCAGCAGCATCGTATCACTTCGGCAGAGGGatgggggtgaggggcagccctggggggctgctgctgctgctggtggtccTCTCTTCGGCTGGGCTAGGTGAGCACCAGGGCGGTGGGTTGGGGGTGACTGGCAGGGTCTTGGTATTGCTGGCTGACAAGGgatggggctgctggggggggctgggacGTGCGGGGGACCCCCAGCCCTTTCCCTCTTGATGGAGCAGCCGATGGGTGGCAGCTGGACACCGGGACAGGCTGTCCTTTCCCCTGCAgcgcagggctggctgcagccatcGGTTATTGGGGGACACGAAGCCAAACCCCACTCCAGGCCCTACATCGTGTCCATCCAGTTCGGGGGGGTTCATGCCTGCGGGGGTGCGCTGCTGCACAAGCGGTGGGTGCTGACGGCCGCCCACTGCTTCCCTCAGCCGTGAGTCTGGAGTGGCCGCATCCTGCCTGGTGCGGCGGGGTGTCTGGGTGGGGTACACACGGCCAGCACTGGGCTGTGGCTGGCACTGGGCTCCCACCGACACTGGCTCTCACCGTGGGGCAGGATGAGGGCCAGCGGCACggtggtggtggggctgcacaggctgcaggagctgggggtggaCACGCAGACCTTCCCCATCCGGATGGCCTGTCCCCACCCTGGCTATGACCGACAGACAATGGAGAACgaccttctccttctccaggtGGGGCTTGCACCGGCCGCAGGGCAGGGTTTGccatggggctggagcagcgAGACCCTTGGCAATGCCACGAGGGCAGCCGGTGAGGGGGGCAGGTGGGGTCTGTGCCATGCCGGTGCTGAGTGACATTTCCTCTTGTCACCTCCAAGCGCTTTCGCAGCTTGGTGAcatcccccagctcctgcaggtgctgtgctggcttGGTGTCCCCCCTCAGCCACCCCCCCATGGCAGCAGGGTGCtacctgccagccccagccgtGGCAGGGGGTCTAATGCTGCCCACCACCctgtctgcagctggaggggaaggtggCACTGAGCAGGACACGGCGGGTCATCGGGCTGTTGGGCCAGGAGCCGGTGGTGGGGGCAGCCTGCAGCTTGGCAGGCTGGGGGcgccgggggcgccgggggctCTCGCCCacgctgcaggagctggaggtcACGGTGCTGGACGCGCAGATGTGCAACAACAGCCGCTTCTGGGACGGCGGCATCGGCCCCACCATGATCTGTTTCCAGGGGCACCGTCggggctcagcaccctccaaggtgaggaggagctgggtggGGGGCAAAGGGCTTTGCAAGGGGGGCAACCGGCTGCAAAGCTCTGCCCACCCTGAGCCACCGTTCCTGGGTGTGGGGGACCCCAGGGAGGATGCTCACCCCGAGCAGAGAGGCAAGATGCCCCACCAAGCATCGGGGTGGGGGTGGTCCCCGGCCCCTCGCTGGGGTCCACACCCCACTGTCACCCCCACCCAGGGTGACTCTGGTGGCCCCTTGGTGTGCGGGAAGCGGGCGGCGGTGGCCGGCGTGTTGTCCTTCACCAGCCAGGACCTCACCGACCCTTTCAAGCCACCGGTTGCCACCTCGGCCGTGAAGCACAAGAAATGGATCCGGAAAACgctgcgggggggctgcggctcCCCCCAGGCCCCAGCGCGTGGGACAGACAGACCACCCCTTCCTATTTACACAGGTTGGCTTTTAATTCTTAATACTGTCCAGAGTCCCAGTCAAATAACATCCTTGGTACACACATACAGcaatgggggaggggggcacggCAAAACCCGCAGGATTGTCCGCGCAGGAGGGGGCACACATGGAGTGGTGGCGGTGGCGGGCGGGAGTGGGGGGCACTGCTGGCTCTCCTGGTCATGCACATGGTCATGGCACGCAGGAGTGGGGACACGTGCTGCCCCCAGGGACTTTGTCCCCATGACCCTGGTACACGTCCCTGGGGACGTCGTGTGTGTCCCCACAGCCCTAGTGTCTTCCTGGCCTCCGTGCGTACTCCCATGGCCCTGGTGCAACCCCCCAGAGCCCCTCGCTacgctcccccagccccctgggtGTGCCCCTGTGTCCCCTGCGCATGTCTCCATAGCCCCACgtctgtccctgcagccccaccatGGCACTGGGATGTGGGGGGGCCCACAGGTCACCCCATTGCAAGCTGTAGGGTGGGAGATACCCAAGGGGTCAGGGAGCACCTGGACCAGGGggtccctctgcagcctgccccatccctggggctgAGACCCTTCCTGCACACCCCATCCCGGCCCCAGGGccggctggcagcaggagcGGGGGTGTCCCCCGTGCTTTGGGGCCGGGAGCCCCCGTGCTCGTGGGCGCAGTCCAGTCCTGGGTGGACTCGTGTCCACGGCCTGTGGGGACACGCCGGGATCCTGGCTGCGAGCCGGGATGGGGCTCTTCCACCCCAGGGGTGGGAGGCTGAGGGGGCTGCAGATGGGAGTGAGGGGCCCCAGACCCTTCCCTGAGGGTTGGGCACCCTGGTGCCGGCTCAGCACCCCGTCCCCTCCCAACACAGCGCCCTAGCCTGGTGACACGACCCTGTGAGCAGCCCCCTGACCCGAGCCCGCTGGGACTCCTGCCGCCTGGCTCCTCCCGATGCCACCTTGAACCTCTGCAAGCACTATGGCTGCAGGTTGCCCATTAGCAATCAGCTGCGCACCTTAATTaggcacctccagcagcacagctggggagtCCTGACCCCTGTCTCCCCATGGCCACGTGCTCTCCCCCCCACAAAGCCTCTCCCTGCGTGGATCCAGCCGTGCgttcccttcccccccccccccccccccccccccccccccccccccccgttaaTAAATGAGCTGTGATTGCTGGCAGAGCCGGGTGTTGGTGCTGCAACGAGCTGAAGCATGCGGCGGAGACCTGGCGTCGGGGCGCAGCATCTTCCCGGTGTGCAGGATTAGGCCCTGGTTCAGCCTCTGCCCAAGGCAGATGAGCAGGATGGGGGGACATGGGAACACGGCCCCCACCTGGGCTTGTCCCGGGATGTCCATCAACAGGAGGAGGTGGCTACCGAGACCCCAGGTTGGGGCATCAGCCCTGGCCCCAGTGCCCAGCGTgtccccccagctctgcccagtcCTCTGCACTGGGAACTGCAATGCTCCGGCACAGCAAgaccccagctggggcaggcagcgggtTGGGGTGACTCGCCAGTCCCCCGCTGTCCCACATCGctgtccccccccagcacagTCCTGGCTAGCTCCCGCGGGGCAAGGGGTGTCACGGGACCCTTGCCAGCGTTTACTCTGCGGCAGCTGCTCAAGCTTGGATTTTCTCCACCGCCTTGTCGGCCACCACTGTCactgccatggggctggggacGTAGTTGAAGGGGGTGACGCGGGCAGCTCTGCTCGGGGAGCCATGTCGGCTGGCGGGGAAGGTCCCAGCGGGCGCCTCGTGGCCGAAGGAGATGGGCAAGGCGGCCTTGGTGGGGGCCAGAGCTTCACCATCGCAGGTGGCACGGCTGTGTGGGGGCCCCTCGCGTGTCTCCAGTGTGGGAGAAGTGCTGGAGTTGGTCTTGGTGGTAGAGAAGTCCTCGGTCTGCACCACGGCATCGCTGGtcttcctggggctgggggtgctggggttCTCCTCCTCACTGGCACCTGCCAGCGGCAGGGCGGAGGAGGGCAGCGTGCTCTTAAGGATGTGGGGGATGTCTTCATCCCGAATCCTCCGCCAAGTGCCCTTCATCACCACCACCGGTGGCTTTGCCGGCTGCCCGCCAGCTACTGCCTCAGTCTGCCGACGCTGTGCCGACGCCTCGGAGTGGGCAGAGAGGACGGAGGAAGGGCTGCCCGTCCTCCGTGCCACGCTGATGTTGGGCGAGGATGAGTACCTCTTGAAGGGCTCGGGCATGGGGATGCTGGTCTTCACCGGCAGCCGGGATGGGCTCTCGGAGCTGGTCCTCCGCGGTGGCTTGACCCCAGTGGGGACtttgctgccaggctgggctctggGGACGAGGGGCCGCGGGCTAGGGGACCCCGGCTTGGCCGCCTTCAGCTCCTCACAGCgggaggagcagaggaagaCGGCTGGGAGGACAGCACGGCTGCGCTGCGGGGAGGCACGGCGAGGCAGCGAGGCGTCCGGCTGCGCCATGGAGAGCTCGGTGCGGTGCcgcagcagcaggctggaggatTCTTTGATGAAGGTGAGCTGGCGCAAGAAGCCGGAGCGGTCCGAGTCGCTCCCGCTGGAACGGGTAGATGACATCCGCACCAGGTTGAGCCGGCTGCCCCCTGGACCTCCCGGCCCCCCACCCCGTGCCTTGCCACCAtctgcctgctcctccagcactggcatggccccccggcccggcagcACCTTCCTGCTGGGCTTCTGCATGAAGGGGATGCGGACGGGTGACTTCTGTGTCTTGGACTGCTTGGGGGCTGGGGACTTGGGGGCCGGCACTTTGGCTGGGGCTCCCTGTGGGGACGACGAGCCGCCCCCCTTGCCTGCGGCTGGGGGACCCTGCTTGGTGAGCTGGGAGGGTGACGGCAGCTTCTTAGGAGCGTGCTGGGAGGGGGTGGAGGTGCGGGAGGAGCCTGAGGAGGGGGGTCTCTTGCCGATGCGGGCGGGCGGCGTGGTGCTCCTCTTGGGCAGTGCCAAGTCACTGGTTTCGGGGGGCTTGCCCAGCCGGTGCAGGCTCCGCGAGCGCTGCTGGCTCAGAGAGAGGTTCTTGGCTGGTGGTGCCTCGGGCTTCGCCATGGGGCTTTTCTTCGGGGTGGCCCGCGGGCTGGGGGTGTCCTTGGCCAGGCTGGGCATGTAGATGACGGTCCTGCCACGGAAGACCACAGGCAGGTTGGGGACTGGCttggtgggtgctgggctgcgCTCTACCCTGGTGCCACCGCGGCCGGTGGGACGGGCACCCGGCGCGTCCTTCTTCTCTGGGCGGCTCTTGCTGTGCTCCCTCCTCGCCGCATCCCGGCTGGCCGCGCTGCCGGCCCGTttcttctcctgcctgcccagggagagctgcagggTGGACCCGACCGAGAGCCCTGACATGAAGGAGAGGATGGAGTCGGACTCGGAGGAAGGCTCCCGCgagagggaggcagcagcctggtGCAGCCAGGTGACGATGGAGTTGGCACCCTCCTGGATGGCTTGCCACTCCACACTGTCCAGGTCCGAGCCCTGGTCAGAGCCGACGTCCTCAGCAGGGCGatgcctcccctcccccttccgCTCCCTCCCGCCAGTGCCCAGCGGCTTCTGCTTGCGCTCCACCATCCTCCGGCGAGCTGAGGGCCGCCGGCGCTTGGGCATGGCAGAGCCAATGCACTTCTGCAGCAGGTCATCCTCCGAATtgaggctgggggagctgggggagccCCCCTGGGCCTGCCCGGCTGCTGTGGCTGACCACAGCCGGGGGGCTTTGACACAGGGCTGGCCCCGCTCCTCTCCGTCAGAGAGGTTGGCATCACTCAGGGAGCTCATGGAGGAGCTGAGAGAGTAGCATGGTGGTGTCTCGTCAGCGATGAGGTTGTTCTGTGGCTTCACCTTGGCCGGCTGGGGACCGGGCTCAGGCTCCCTCCGGGGAAtggagctgccccagcgctcCTGCCTGGGCGCCCGGCCAGGCTGGGacacctccctgcccacctcAGGCAGCTCGTCCGAGTCCTGCTCGTAGAAGCAGTACACAGCTTCCTCCGTTGGCGTGGTGTGGCACAGCGACTGGAAGGCCACCCCATCCTCCTGGGGAGCATCCTTCCTCCCGGGGGGACCACTGctcctccccacctccagctCCAGGCTGGCTCCGCTCTTCGGCAGGTTCTGGCCCCACTTGCCCTCCCCACCTTGCCCACGGCTCGATCCGGCTTTTCCCTTGCAGGCTGAGCTCAGCCGGGCGGGTGCGGAGCTGCCGGAGGCGGCTCTCCTGGCCGTGacggtgctggtgctgcccacCTCGCGGTGCCCCTCGGGCAGGACCCCCGCCGGGtgccctgtccccaggctgcGGGGGCGCTCAGCCTCCTCGGCAGCCGGGTAGCGCAGGGTCTCATCGCTCAGTGAGGCGGCGCTGGAGAAGTTGACGGGGGTCCCGTCGGCTGAGTCGGTAAAGGAGTCATCGTCCTTGAAGAGGTCGCGGGCGGTGGCGCGCAGGTGCTTGGGGACGCTGGGGTGCGTGTGGGCTGGCACCAGCATGTAGACAGGGACGTGCACCGGCTTCTTCGTCTGGGGGTGCAGGACCTGGCCAGAGAGCAGGGAGGTTTTCACCTTGCGGAAGCGGGAGGGCATGGCGGAGCTGATGCACTCCTTCAGGATCTCGATGTCGTCATCAGATGGGGGCTCGGGGCGCTCGGCTCGCCTCCGGCCCCCCTCCAGGTACCGCTCCTCCCGCCGCTCCTCCCGCTTCTCATGAGCCACAAAATTCAGGTTGTTCTTCTCCGGGAAGGTGGGCATCAGCTTGAGCTCCACGTCCTTCTGCACATAGTGCTCGTGGAGGGGCAGGGCGCTCAAGCTGGAGGCACAGGAGAAGTTCTCGTTGGGTTTCTCCACTGTGAAATAGACCATGGAGTCCAGGTCCTGGGGCAGCTGGAAGCGTTCCTTGAAGTCGGTGATCTCCATGAACTTCTTGACGTTATTCTCCCACTGGATGTTGAACTGGCTGGTCTCCTTCTCCGGTTGGCAGCCCAGCTCGAACAGGGGCGTTTTGCTGCGGCTGGGCGGCATTGTCTGCCCAGGGCTGTCAGGCAGCTCGCTGGGACTGATGGTACCGCTGATCATCTCACTGCAAGGGTCGCTCTGGATGGAGCTGGCGATGGAGGGGCTCTcaaagctgcccagggagctgacGGAGCTGCAGCGGCTCATCACCAGTGGCGTCTCCTGGATGTAGTTCTCCGAGGAGCTGGAGGGCGTGAGGTCCTCCTGGCGCGATGGTGATGACTCGCGCAGGAAGATCTTGTCGCGCTTCGGGAAGGGGATGGTGATGGGCTGGGAAATCCCCACCAGTGTGACCGGATCTGCAtcccctgccttctccttctcctgcctcccATCCTCACCTTCCACATCGCCTTCCTCCATCTCCAGGATCTCCAGGGAGGAGTCACTGTCCAGGTCGTTCTCACTGTGGCTCTGCCCATCCAGCACGTTGTCTGCcgaggagagggaggagagggagctgCACCGGGAGAAGCAGATTGGGGTGTCCTCCACTGAGTACTTCTGCACCGACTCCTGCTCCACTGTGGCTGGCGGGTGGGCAGGCAGTTTCTCTGGGATCTTGCTCAATGTCTCAGCCGTCTGCAGCAGCGCCGGAGGGAGCCAGGCTTGCTTTCTGCCCAGGAGGGAGGGGTGGTGGCCGGCGCTGGCAGCCGCGCCACTCTTGGCCAGGGTCTCGAGCAGGGGGACGTGCTGGTAGGACGGGGAGAGTTTGATGGTGTGGACCTGGGGGTCAGGGGAGAGCTTGCTGCCCGCCTCCTTCTTCCACTCGGGCTCCTTCTCcagtgccctggggctggggaatgTCACCGTCTTCTTGGCCCGTTCGGGCAGGTCTCGCTGCTCCAGCTTGTCCGGCTCAGCCGGGTCTCTGCCCTTGAGCGTGGGGGGTTCGACCCGCTCTGGTTTGCCACCCAGGATGCTCTTGAGGTCGAGCCGGCTCGGCCGCTTCTGGTACCGCTGCAGCTCGTCCCGATAGTCGAGGAAGGCGGCCCTGGTGCAGGGCTTCATGTGCTCCTTGGTGCAGTAGCCGTCGCTGGTGCTGCCGCTGTTGAGGCTGTCATTGGACAGGCTGGTGTAGGCGGTCTTCAGCCGCAGCAGCGTGTGTGCCCGGCTCAGGCTCTCCCGCTTGGCAAAGCCACTGGTGTCCGAGAGGCGGCACGGCGAGCAGGACTGGGCGCGTGCCTCGTGCACCTCCTCGGGGCCGTACTGCCAGTCCAGGCAGTGGTCCTCCGAGCTGAGGCTGAAGCTGTCATCTGAGGACGTGTGCATGGTAGAGATGTCCTCCACCAGCTTGTCGATCTTGGCCACCGTGCTGGAGATCTTGTTGGCCAACTTCTCAGCAGCCAGCGAGACGTCATCCTCTGGCAGTGCCGGCTTCTTGGGCTCGGCCGGCTTGCCGCTGCCGTCCTTCTCTGGCTCCGGGCATCGCCTCTGCGCCAGCACCCGGGGCAGCGCCTGCccctggaggaaggaggagttGAGGAACATGGAGAGGACAGAGGCACTGGCCGTCTCCACGCCGGTGGAGATGTTGGGCACCTCATCATCATCGAAGCAGCCAGAGTCAGAGGCGTAGTCCTTCACCAGGCTCTCCATGTGCCGCGTCGGCTTCTTCACGCTCTGGCTTTTCAGGCTCTGCTTCTCCATGGTGTCGAAGGTCTCGGCCAAGTGCTTGGCATCCAGCTCAGCCTCCAGCGCCTTCTGCTTGCGCATGTAGAGCGAGGGCATGCAGGAACCTGGCGAGACGACGGCCGTGTCCTTGTACTTGGGGGGCCGGTTGGTGAGGAGGTTGCGGAGCGCAGCCGCACTGCCCATGGCGATCATCTTGTGCTTGGAGTGGATGAGGTTGCGCAGCATGCTGACCGCCCCCAGgtcccagagcagctcctggtCATGGGGGCTGCGGGCAGACAGGTTCCAGAGGGTGCCACAGGCATTGCTGACGATGGTGAGGCTGTGCGAGcgcaggtgctgcagcagcgtCTGCAGGCAGTTGTGGTCCCGGAGTACCTGCCTGCAGGATGGGGGGGATACCTGGCCATCAGGACGGTCCCTGACCCTCCTCCACGCCACCGTCCCCACCCCACGGCAACCCTCACCTGTAGTCCTCCCGCGTGGCGATGAGGCTGGAGACATTCCTGAGGATGCCACCGCCGCTCTCGATGATGGCCAGCGAGTTGCTCTGGCACTTGTAGGTGAGGGTGCTCACCAGGAAGCCCAGGGCTCCCTCCACCCCGCAGATGGCAGCTttgttctctgtgctgtgcGCGGACAGGTTCCACAGCGCGCTCAGGACGCTCTTCAACGTGGACTCCTGTCCCGGGGACACACACATACGCACCCATCACCCCCCGTCCGGCTGCCCTGGCACCTGCTGCCACCCGCTCCAGTGCTCACCTTGCCAGCGTGCAGCGCGCACCGTGTCAGCCCAGTCACGCTGCCCACCTCACGCAGCACCTtcttgctgttgatgtcagctCTCCAGGAGAGGTTCCTCAGGATGCTGGAGACCACCTGGGAGGGCAGAGcggggtgggtgtgtgtggggacCATCCCCTTTCCCGGGGGAGCCCCCCACACTGCCAGCACCAACCTGGTGCAGCTCCTCACTGTCGGAGCCCAGCTGAGCCACGATGGCCTTCATGCAGCCCCGGCGGGAGCACAGCGTTGCCTGTGGggaggatgaggatggtgaGGGTGATGCCGTGACCCCTGCTTGGTGCTGCTACACCCCCCTCTCCACCGTCCCCCCCAACCTTGTTGACCACATCGCCGAAGGTGAGGTTGGTGAGAGCCATCCCCGCGTAGCGCCGCAGTGCCAAATTGAGGGGGTCGTTTGTCATCTTGTGCATCTCGTAGtccacctgcagcagctcggccactgcctgcagcccacctgtggggcaggatggggggtCACTTTGGAAAGGGatacccccccacccctgccacaccctccccagcactgctgctgcagcaccaggaggAGGGTGGGCAGGGATGGCTGCGGTGCCAAAGGGATGGAGCCCCCAGCCCGGTGCTCACCCAGCTCGTTCATGGCCCGCCGGTACTCCTCATCGAAGGAGAGCTTCATGATGGCACAGGTGGCCTGGCAGATCTGGGGCTCGATGGGCACTGGCACTGTGGGGAGAAAGGGGGGTCAGCCCCAGGGTCCAGCACCAAAAGTCTCCCCTATTGCCCCCCACCTCTAGCACATGTGGATGCTCATGGCCGCGTGCACTGCCATAGAACcatgtaggttggaaaagggtcagaaaagacctttgagatcagGTCCAACGGCAGCCACACACGGGTGTACGCACAGGCTGGCACCCCACTTGCCCCCGTACCCGCGCTGCCCTCAGGGTCTTTTtctccatccctgctctgcATCTGCAGCCAGTCCCAGCAGGTCTCCGAGTAGGAGCGGATCTGCTCCAGCACGTGCAGCACCCGCATCTCCTTCTTGGCCTGGCCCTCGTCAGGCTGGGAGAAGACGATGTTGTGGAGGGCGGCGTTGGCACGCATGCGGGCGTCCTTGGCGCCAGTGGGGCTCTCGGGGGGGCCCGGCTCGCCGTCTGAGTCGTGCAGGATCTGGAtgagcaggggcaggcagcctgACTTGCGCATGGCCAAGCAGCTCTCCTGCGAGCTGGACATGGCCAGCAGCGTGCGGGACATGTCGTCTTTGTCACGTGTGGCCAGCATGGACAGGAGCCAGAAGACCACCTCCACCTGCAGGAGGGGGACTCGGGGTTACAcacagccacccccacccccccaaacccctgccaccccagccaggctctggcaCGGCTGCCCCTCAccttgctgctgcccccctcctCGGGGTGGGTTGGGGGGTCCAGGCTGCCATCCCCCTCCATGCCCAGTGCCTTCCcgcagagctgcagaggaggggGCAGATGAGGGGCGGGTTGCAATGCATCCACCCCCATCCCAgtgcccagccccctcccagcgTTTCAGGAACCCACTGGTGCCACTCAGTTTGGCAGCCATTGCAATTGTTGCTTTCATCAATGCCAGGGCTGTATTTTAAGCTGGGATCGGGGCTGATTGGCACcgaggggtgggggtgggggtggtgctGCCACAGCAGTAGGCTCAGGAAAGGAAGAGTGTGGGTGAGGCGAGTGGGGCAGGCAGCATGGAGTGTGCTACAGCTGAGCCCACGGAGCTGTTTGCATGGGTTGGCATCGGAGGGGATGTGGGGAGGCTGGGGTgatgagggagctgggggtgatGGAGGGCTGGAGGTGATGGAGGAGCCGTGGGTGATGGAGGGGCTGTGGGTGATGGAGGGCTGAGGGTGATTGAGGAGCCATGGGTGATGGAGAGCTGGTATTGATGAAGGGGCTATGAGTGATGGAGGGCTGTGGGTGATGGAGAGGCTGGTGATGATGGAGGGCTGGGGGTGATGGAGGGGCCGTGGGTGATGGAGGGGCTGTGGGTGATGGAGGGGCTGAGGATGATGGAGTAGCTGGGGACAATGGAGCAGCCATGGGATTATGGAGGGCCCAGAGATGCTGGCAGTGCCGTGGCAATAGTGGGGTGGCTGCCCCGGCAGCTCTGGCAGATGCTGCGGAGCCACCATCgcccgcctgcccgcccgcccgctgcGCTCCATGGCCTACTTCTCGTCTCCATGGCAACTGCCCATTTCACGGTGCCCGAGCCACACAAAGCCCTGGCTGTGCCGCCGGCGGGAGATGGGGACAGCGCGGGGACCATGCGGGGGGCTGGCCTGGCCCCGCCACCCTCCCCAGGCTCCAGCGCTccgcgggggctgggggcagggccCGGTGGTGGCCCCTGGCCCCATCCCTGCTACCTGCGGCTCCGGCTGCTGCACCTTGTCCTGCGCCTCCATCAGCTCTTTGTCGATCTGCTCCAGCCGGGATGCCCGGATCTGGGGGGGGCAAAGCAGATGTCCAtgagggctgggggctgggacaCCCCCCTCCGCCTCCCCAGGACCCTCAGCACCCCCAGAGCCAGGCATGAGGGTgcacggggctggggcagccggAGGCAATGCGCCAgggtgcgtggggctgggggtgggtgcGTAAGCGTTGCATGGAGCTGGGTGCAAGGAGCTGGTGCAAGGCTGTGAGCGTGCAAGGAGCTGGGTGTGAGGGTGCAAGGAGCTGTGTGTGATGGACACGAGTTGGTGCAAGTGTACAAGGAGCTGGTGCAAGGCTGCAAGGAGCTGCATGGGATGGACACAAGAAGCTGGTGCAAGGCTGCAAGGAGCTGGTGCAAGGGTGTGAGGGTGCAAGGAGCTGGTGCAAGCGTGCGAGGGTGCAAGGAGCTGCATGTGATGGACAGACACAAGGAGCTGGGTGTGAGAGTGCGAAGAGCTGGCTGTGAGCGTGCACAGCCCTCTGTGCACGGTTGCACAGCCCTTGGTGCAAGGTTGCATGGTGCTGAGCACGAGGGTGCATGGGACTGGGTGCACAGAGCTGGGTGTGAGGCTGCATGGAGCTGGGTGCAAGGGCGCGTGGGGTTGAGCCGGTTGGGATGGGGCAGCGGGAGTCCCCCCGGGGTGCACGacgggaggagggggagggatgGCTCCCCCACCCTGACCTGCGCCCGCTGCACCATCTCATCTGCCGTGCCGAAGCGCTCCTCCATCAGCGAGCGGATGTGCTGGGCCTcgaactgcagctgctgccggATCAGATCCATCTGCATGGAGAActgaggggggcgggggggggggggggggggggggggcagcatgAGGCGGGCAGGGTCCTGCCTGCACCccgaggcctgggcaggggggtgccgGGCTGCCCCCCACTCACCGTCTCCACGTGCGGCAGCTCATCCAGGCGCgtggccaggctctgcagctgcgCGTAGTACCacaccttctccttctcctccttctcaaTCTCCCCCAGCAGAAAGCACctggggaggcggggggagcccCGTCAGCACAGCCCCCGACCCCCCCGGCCCCATGCATCCCCCCCACAGCCATCACCTCTCCCGGTCAAGCTCCTCCAGCATCCGGAGGGTGGCTCTGCCCAGGTCCCCAGTGCCATCCCGGTGGGACACGGGTGGCAGCAGGCTGTCCTTGTCACTGCGCCCAGCGCAGGCCACCTCCGC
This genomic window contains:
- the LOC121087081 gene encoding granzyme M-like, which produces MRPAVCTPPRGLKSKPDPGEHWRCCRWFRTPAAVTLWVPLPLPAPLGGGPCSPFTRDVGPPLLPVWSAAASYHFGRGMGVRGSPGGLLLLLVVLSSAGLAQGWLQPSVIGGHEAKPHSRPYIVSIQFGGVHACGGALLHKRWVLTAAHCFPQPMRASGTVVVGLHRLQELGVDTQTFPIRMACPHPGYDRQTMENDLLLLQLEGKVALSRTRRVIGLLGQEPVVGAACSLAGWGRRGRRGLSPTLQELEVTVLDAQMCNNSRFWDGGIGPTMICFQGHRRGSAPSKGDSGGPLVCGKRAAVAGVLSFTSQDLTDPFKPPVATSAVKHKKWIRKTLRGGCGSPQAPARGTDRPPLPIYTAP